The following are encoded together in the Oncorhynchus gorbuscha isolate QuinsamMale2020 ecotype Even-year linkage group LG03, OgorEven_v1.0, whole genome shotgun sequence genome:
- the LOC124032445 gene encoding 3-beta-hydroxysteroid-Delta(8),Delta(7)-isomerase: MAKSPVRAAGVPHPYWPQDLSIPGYVANDRSMHEILSFLFSVSGLFLLSTWVLTGRKWARDGRGQEFGVARRLAICWFAVCGFIHGVIEGWFSLYYDVIPSDQSFLSQLWKEYSRGDSRYVIADNFTVCMETVTAWFWGPLSLWTVFAFLANKPCRFVLQLMVSLGQLYGAVLYFFTEHRDGYSHSQMGHPLYFWFYFVFMNILWIIIPLVLILDAWRHLQQAQTHTDLAQKEKAN; the protein is encoded by the exons ATGGCGAAAAGCCCCGTCCGAGCCGCTGGCGTCCCCCACCCCTATTGGCCGCAGGACCTGTCCATCCCAGGCTACGTGGCGAACGATAGGTCAATGCATGAGATcttgtccttcctcttctctgtgTCGGGTCTCTTCCTGCTGTCCACCTGGGTCCTGACGGGCCGGAAGTGGGCCAGGGATGGCCGTGGTCAGGAGTTCGGGGTGGCCAGGCGGCTGGCTATCTGCTGGTTTGCTGTCTGTGGGTTCATCCACGGGGTCATTGAAGGATGGTTCTCTCTGTATTATGACGTCATCCCCTCAGACCAGAGCTTCCTGTCTCAGCTGT GGAAGGAGTACTCCAGAGGAGACAGCCGATATGTCAT AGCTGATAACTTCACGGTGTGTATGGAGACAGTAACAGCCTGGTTCTGGGGTCCATTGAGTTTGTGGACAGTGTTTGCCTTCCTGGCCAACAAACCATGCCGCTTTGTTCTGCAACTCATGGTCTCTCTTG GTCAGCTGTATGGGGCGGTGCTGTATTTCTTCACTGAGCACCGTGATGGGTACAGCCACAGTCAGATGGGTCATCCTCTGTACTTTTGGTTCTATTTTGTCTTCATGAACATCCTGTGGATCATCATTCCTCTGGTCCTCATACTGGATGCATGGAGACACCTGCAGCAGGCCCAGACACACACTGACCTGGCCCAGAAGGAGAAGGCCAACTGA